GTGAGCCCCCCCCCCCCCCCCCCCGACACTCGCCAAACCGCATGGCTGTCAGGCGAGTCACCCGACAGCACTTACCATGCTAGAAATGCGTGCGTTCTTCGGTAGTATCTTCCGGGGTGAAGTCGTCTTCGTTGGATGAGATGTCCATACCGGCCGAGGGATGCAAGTGACAGTCGGCGCTCGGTTGATTGTCGTCCGTGAAGATTTCATCACGCACTTCAATACAGCGGTCGGTGGCCAACTCACCCGACTCAAGGCAAACCTCCAGGTGCACGATGCCGTCGGGTTCCTCGAATGTCTCCGTCGTAAGCGAGTCGTGGGCGGCGATCATGTACTCCGTCCACACCGGGACCCCGTTCTTGGCGCCATCCTGACCACGACCCAGCGAGATTTTCTTGTCGAACCCAACCCAGCACCCGGTCGTGATCTGCGGTGTGTAGCCAACAAACCAGTTGTCGCAGAAGTTATCAGTGGTCCCGGTTTTGCCGCCGGCTGGTCGGCTAAAGCCGCGCCAGCGGGCGCCGCGTCCGGTTCCGGAATCAACCACCGAACGCATAAGGTCGACCATTATATAAGCCGTCTGGGGCGATAGCACTTCCTCTCTTTTGATGGCCGAGTTGTCTTCGAGGACGGCGCCGTATCGATCGACAATCTTGTGTACCAGTCGCGGAGGAATATGGATACCTTGATTCGGAAAAACAGAGTAGGCTGAGACCAGCTCGATCAGCTTGACTTCCCCCACGCCTATGGCCAACGAAGGAACGGCGGCCAGATCGGTGGTGATGCCCATGCGCCGGGCATAGAAGATAGCCTCCTCCGGATGGATTTTCAAAATCAGTTTGATGGCGACCAGATTTCGAGAATGCTGCAAGCCGGTACGAAGAGTGATAGGCCCTCTGAACTTGTAGTCGAAGTTATGCGGGCGCCATTCCTTGGAACCGGGGATATCCAGCACGATGGGATTATCGTCGATGATCTCGGTAGTTCTGAAACCGTTGTCGATACAGGCGGTGTAAATGAACGGCTTGAAACTGGAGCCGGGTTGCAGGTTGGACTGAACCGAGCGGTTGAACTCGCTCTCTTCGAAATCACGGCCGCCGACCATAGCCAGCACATCGCCATTGCTGTTGTCAATGGAAATTAAGGCGCCCTGGATTTTTCGGTACACGCGAATCGAGTCGCCGTACTCGTCGGCCGTATCCGGCATGAACATTGTATAGGTGGGGTTTTTCAGATCATACTTGCGTTCTATCCGCGCCCGCAGGGTGTCGACCTTTCTGGCCACGGCGGCCTCGGCCGCTTTTTGTAAACCTATATCCAGTGACGTGTACACTTTCAAACCACCGGCGTAGAGAGTATCTTCGCCGTAATTGTCGCGCAGATACTGCCGCACCGTTTCCGTAAAATAGGGGGCGGTACCTATCTCTTCTTCCGGAGGACGAATCTCAAGCGCTTCGGCTTTCAACGAGTCGTACATGGTGCGAGTCATCTTTCCCCATGAGAAATACGAAAAGAGTACGCGGTTGCGCGCCCGCAACGCTTTGTCCGGATTGTTAAATGGGGAATTGATGTTGGGCGCTTTGAGCACGCCGATCAGGATGGCGCAGTCATTAAGGTTGAGTTCGGATACGTCTTTGGAGAAAAACAGCCGGGCCGCTGCCGCCACACCATAGGCGCCTCGGCTGAAATAGTACTGGTTGAGATACATTTCGAGTATCTCATCCTTAGAGTAGGTTCGCTCCAGCTTGATGGCCGTGAGTGCTTCTTTGATTTTGCGTTCGAAAGTCCGTTCGCGGGTCAGAAACAGCATCCGGGCCAACTGTTGCGTGACGGTCGAGGCGCCGGCCGCCAGACGTAGTTTTAGCAAATTGGTGCTGGCTACAATGGCCACACGCCGAACATTTATTCCCCAATGATCGTAGAATTCGTGATCCTCAGAAGCCATCAGCATGTCGATCAGATGCGGCGGCATTTGAGCAAAAGGCGTCAAGGCGCGGTTTTCGGTGAAGAACTCCTTTAACAGAATACCGTTGCGATCATATATTTTGGTCGTCAGACTCGGTTCGATATTGTGAAGGGCCTCGAACGACGGCAGGTCGGTCTGGTAGATGGCATAAGTGCGGTAGCCCACAACGATGGCGAAGACCACCGACAGGGCCAACAGCACAAGTATAGAATTGCGCCACCGGTGGCTATGGAAGCTGCGTTGATTTATCGATTTTGCCATGTCACCATTGTCCTCACAGTCGCTTACCAAGTCAACCAAAAAACCGATCAGGTCTTATCTGATTGATTTTATCCGACTCTTTTACTATCGTGGGAGCGGGATCGACTATTGGTCTCGCGTAAAAATCAACAAACGTTGGTCAGGTGCCGATAGAGAGTGTAAAACGCCTGCAAGGAGTATGAATTGTCCGAAGTATCAGATTTGTCAGCACAGACAAAGAGCGAACTTGAGCATCAAATCAAAATAATCAGTCGCGGCACGGTGGACATGTTGCCGAAAGGGGAGTTCGAGTCGCGGCTGGTAGAGTCTATCGAGAACAACCGCCCGCTTCGTGTCAAGCAGGGGTTCGATCCTACCTCGCCCGATATCCACCTGGGCCACAGTGTCGGTATTCGGAAGCTGAGGCAGTTTCAGGATTTGGGCCATCAGATTGTGCTGATAGTCGGCGATTACACCGGTATGGTGGGAGACCCGTCCGGGGTGTCGGCGACTCGTCCGCAACTGACCTATGATGATATCATGAAAAACGCCGAGACCTACCAGACGCAGTTTTTCAAAATTCTGGACAAGTCCAAAACCGAAGTACGCTTCAATGGCGACTGGTTCAAGAAGATGGACTTTCTTCAGGTGATGGGTCTGGCCGGAAAATATACCGTGGCTCGGCTGTTGGAGCGGGATGATTTTACCAAACGGATGCGGCGGGGGGTACCGATTTCGATCCATGAATTGTTCTATCCGCTCATGCAGGGATATGATTCGGTAGCTATTGAGGCCGACGTTGAAATCGGCGCGACCGAGCAAACATTCAATCTTCTGGCCGCGCGCACTATTCAGGAAGCGTTCGGAATCAGAGCACAACTGGTTCTGACCATGCCGATTCTGGTCGGCCTTGACGGTGAACAAAAGATGTCCAAATCGCTGGGTAACTACATCGGCATCGACGAACCGGCCCGCGAGATTTTCGGCAAGGTGATGTCGATACCCGATGCCTTGATTCATTCATACTACGAGTTGGCCTCCGATGTCGACGCGGACGAACTGGCTCAAATTGCTGAACGACTGAAGCAGCCGGACGTCAATCCGATGGAGATCAAAAAGCAACTCGGTCGGCGGCTGGTGGACATGTACCATCCAGAAGGGTCCGGGAGCACGGCCCTTGAGGAGTTCGAGCGGGTGTTTTCGCAGAAGGAGTTGCCGGATGAAATACCCGAGGTTACTATCCAGAAACTGGGCGAGCTGGGAATCGACCCTCAGAAGATATACCTGGTACACCTGATCGCCAAATGCGGTCTCTCCAAATCGAACGGCGAAGCGCGGAAACTGATGGCGGCCGGCGCTGTTACATTGGATGGCGAGAAGGTTGTCGACCTCGACTACGAATTCGCTCTTAAAAGCGAGGTCGTGCTGAAGGTCGGGAAAAGGCGGTATCTCAAGATTTTGCCAAAATGAAAAGAGAACTGACCGACACTGTAATCGTATAAACGATAATTGCCGAACGGCGGATTTGCCGCAAACCGGTGAAGCGTGTTGGGCATTGGTTTTGGTTTGGTTGTCCGATGTGTGTTTGGAGTATGGCAGGTGAATTGTAAAGCTGTAGTACTTGTATTTCTCTTGGGTCTTTTGGTCCTGGCCGGTTGCTCGTCAAAGACTGTCGGTGTGCATCCAGCCGCAGCGGAGTCTCCCCAGGCGAGCACGAGTACATTTCAGTTGAGCCCGGATTTGGACCCTGAGAGAATTGACCCGAGAGCATTTCACTACTATGCCAACGCTGTAATCTTCGAGTTGGCCGGGCATATTCCCGAAGCGGCCGAGGGCTACAAACGGGCGCTGCAGTATCATCCCGACTCATACGAGATCCGGTATTCGTTTGCACGGATGCTCATGTACCTAAAAAACTTTGTCGATATTCCGGAAGCGCTGGAGGTTATCGATCCAAAGGATGGCGATGTTTACAGCTTGCTGGCCACAGCTTACCGATCTCAGGGACTCGAAGATTCGGCCCGCTGGGCTTACTTGCATGTAGTTGCCCAGGACTCCCTCGACCGACGAGCTTACGCTCATCTGGCCTCATTCTACCATAATGCGGGCGACATGGACTCGGTACTCTGGGCCTATCACAATATGGCGCGCCTGGAGCCGTCTGATCCCGCTCTGCAATATGAACTGGGCAAAATGTACGCTCAACGCGGCGACAACGAACGTGCTCGGGAACACCTGAGGAAATCGATAGAACTGGAGCCGACCAAGCGCAACATTCTGGCCTTTGTGCGCCTGGCCGATTTGTATCAGATAACCCAGCAGCCCGACTCGGCCTCAGCCACATTGCAGGCGGCTCTTGCAGCGGCCCCGGACGACCTCATCATCAATCGTTACCTGGCCAACTACTACCTTGAACTGGACTCTCTGCATAATGCTCTTAAGTACGTAAGCAAGTTGACCGAGCTGGAGCCAGGTGATCGCTCGGTGAAACATCGCCTCGGCCTGATCTATTTCGGACTGGATTCGCTGAGCCGGTCCAAGGCGATCTTCGCCAGTTTGGTGGAGACAGGCGAAGCTGTGCCGGCCAATCACTTCTATCTGGGGCGCATAGCGATTATGGAGGAAGATTTCGTGCAGGCGCGCGACGAGTTTATCGAGTTTACCCAGTTGATTGACACGGTGGCGCAAGGCTGGCTGGACCTTGGTTTTACCTACTCCAAACTGGGGCAGAGGGAAAACGAAATCGGCGCCTACCAGACCGGGCTGGCTCGCGTGCGTGAGCCGGAGGAACGGACTCGCATGCTGTTTGCGCTGGGAGCAACTTATGAGCGAGCGGGTGAGATCGATTCCTCGGTCTCTATTTTCGAAGAACTGCTGGTCGACTCGCCGGATCATGCCGGGGCCATGAACTACCTGGGCTACATGCTGTGCGATCGTGGTGAGCGATTGCAGTATGCCCGTACTTTGATCGAGAAGGCTGTCGCTCAGGACCCTGACAACCCGGCTTTTCTGGACAGCTATGGCTGGGTGTTTTATCGGCTGGGGGAATACAGCCAGGCCCTGCCACATTTGAAACAGGCTGCCGAGCTTGACAATGATCCGGTAATTCTCGATCATCTGGGCGACACGTATAAAGCCCTGAACGATCTGGAACAGGCACGGCAATGGTGGCTCAAAGCGCTTCAGGAAGACCCCGACAACGAAGGCATCAAGAAGAAGCTCGGTCAATGAATCTGACCCACCGTCGTATACTTCTCTCTCTATTGACATCGCTATCCCTATTGTTGCTGGCTTGTGCCGATGAGATGCCTCCGCCCGGCGGTGAGATCGACAAAACCGGACCTTACCTGATGGGTAGCGAACCATTAACGGGCGCGGTCAATGTATCCGGAGGCAATAGCGTTACCTTGTATTTCTCCGAACGTGTCAAAAAACCAAAGACCGGTCAGACGATCTTTATCTCGCCTCGCCCGACCACGCCGCCCCAAATAAAATGGCGCAGTGACCGGGTCACCATCACCCTGGTCGACAGTTTCGAAACCAACCAAACCTACATCATCTCGGCTGGCACCCAGGTGAAAGACCTGCGCGGCAACCAGCTCGACAGCGCTCTCACTGTTGCTTTCAGTACCGGCCCGACAATCGCCAAAGGTCGCACGGCCGGACTGATCACCAACGACAAGGGACAACCCCAAAGCGGACTGCTGGTGGGACTATATGATCGGATTGGACTCAGCACGGCGTCGGTGATTGACTCCGTTTACCCCTCCTATGTCATCCCGACCAACTCGGAAGGACTCTTCAGGATTGGATACCTGCCGGAGGCCGAGTTTCGCATGATCGCTTTCGAAGACCTGAACAACAATGGACGATTCAACCCAGCCAAAGAGCCGTTCGCGCTGCCGGATCGTCCGATTGTGATAGGCGGGGACAGTCCTATCGAGGACTTGATGCTCACCCTGCAAGTGACGGACACCACCTCGCCGGAGATTCTGGCCGTATCGCAATCGTCCGATGGACTTCTGCGGCTACGGCTTTCAAAACCGATTGAGTTGAAACAACTGCACGAGAATCCGGATCGATGCATCCTGACCTCGGCCGACAGTAGCCGGGTCATTCCTGCCCTGGCCTTGTTGGAAGCTGCCGATGTACAAGCGTCGGTGATCAATTTCCACCCGGGGCCGGTAGCCGACGGTGAGTATACATTGACCCTCACCTATGATGGCGCGCGGTCGGCCATAGGTTTCCCAGGTGTGATGATCGAGGAGGTAGTGGACGAGAATCCTCCCGAACTGGTCGATATCCAGCCGGATGACCGGCCGGGTTTTGCCCGGGATGTCAGGATCGAATTAGCGTTCTCCGAGCCGATGGATACCAGCCTGTTCACTCCTGAAACGTTTCTGCTTAAACAGATTTCGGATACCTTGATTCCGCTTAATCGGGTTTGGCTGGATCCGTTGAGATTAAGGCTGGACCCGGATACCCTGTTGAGTGGCGGTCGCTATCGACTTGACATCACCGAATTCGAGCTGGCCGACTTCGCCGGAAACCGGCTGGGTGACAGCGCACGCACACACTACTTCAATGTCATTGACTCAGACTCGGTGGGATCGATTTCCGGTGAGACCGTTGTATCGATAGCGGGTAAAGAAAACGATCTGCTGCGTCTGACTTTCCAGAAGGTCGGAGGACGCTCTTTCGACGTGACCACGCCGGTCGGCGCCTTCATGATCGATCTACCCGGCGGCAGGTATTTGTTGTCAGGGTTTATTGATAGTGATAAGGACAGTGTCAAGAGCGCAGGTTCGGTTGATCCCTACATACCGGCCGAAACGATGGCCCTCTATCCGGACACTATCGCCGTGCGGGCCCGATTTGAAACGGCCGGGATACAATTCGAGTTCAGGTAAACGCGATGTATGAACTAATCGAAAAGATACCACTGCCCACCAATCTGCAAATCGTGGTGGCCTTAATTGCAATAGTGGCGCTGACGTTTCTGTCGGCGTGGCTGATTCGCGCCATGTTGAGCCTGATAGTGGGACGCCTGGCCTCACGCACCAAGACCGATCTTGATGACAAGCTATTCGGCGGCGTCAAGCGTCATGTCCACTACTTGGTTTACATCATAGGCGCGGTGGCTCTGTTTAATTATCTGGAGCACGTTTCCGACGACAGCCTTTCGGGGCTGTTTCAGGCTATCGACGGCGTTCTGTATGTTCTTGGCGTCTTTGTCGTCGCCGTGATGATAATCCGGCTGATCTCAACTTTGTTGAACTGGTACGCCACCAATATTGCTTCCAAGACAGAGACAACACTCGATGATGAGTTTATTCCGTTGGCCGACCGCGGCGTCAAGATTGTCGGCTATATACTGGCTCTGTTGGTAGTTCTGGAACACTTCTCGGTCGATATAATGGGCCTGGTGGCGGTGCTCGGGGTGGGGTCGCTGGCAATTGCGCTGGCGGCTCAGGAGACTATAGCAAATATGATCGGCGGCTTTGTTATCATGATCGACCGTCCCTTCAGAGTGGGGGACAGGGTCCGTCTGGACACCGGAACAACCGCCGTGGTCAACCAGATAGGTATCCGCTCCACCAAGTTTCGCACATTCGACAACACTTTGATTATCGTTCCCAACGCGGAGCTGATGAAATCGACCGTTCACAATCTCAGCTACCCACATCCGAAACTGAGAGTTCAGATCGACGTCGGCGTCGGATATGACTCTGATATGGAAAAGGTCCGCAAGGTTATGCTCGAAGAAGCCCACCGGCATCCGGTCGTAATCAAGGACCCGCCGCCCAGTTTTTATTTCCTGGAATTCGGTGACTCCAGTCTCAACGTGTCCATGCGCTGTTGGGTGGCCGATGTGTCGGAACAGTTTCGCACCGCCTCCGAGTTGCGCGAACAGGTTCTCAACCGCTTCCGTCAGGAAGAAATCGAGATTCCTTTTCCCCAGCGCGTCGTTACCATGGTCCCCGAAGAAACCGAACCCAAAGAGCGACCGGCGCGACCCATCGAGACACATCTCAAGAGACAGGACCGCTCGGGAGCGGGGGACAGCTCAGTCGGCGACGACGATTGACAGTACCCGAAGTGTTCTACACAGTATCACTGAGTGGCACCCTCAAGCTTAGAGGCTACGTCATGATGTGGTTTCGCAGGGTCCTGACCACGCCCTAGGCGTGGTTGTGACCCGGCGACTCTCACTAAGGCGTCGGGTAAGAGCAGCCCTTGAAACCTCACCCTGCGCACGGCTCCACCTCACACTGCGCACGGCTCCACCTCATCCTGAGCGGAGTCGAAGGGTGCACGGTCAAGCCGTGTCTCTTACCTTCGGGCCAGGGATTTCGACCTACAAGAGAAGATGGATGCCGGATCAAGTCCGGCATGACATACACAGAGCGCGCGAAGTGCAAGAGAGTGTTTCATTACTCCATCCAGAGCATCCACCAACCTCATCCTGAGCGGAGTCGAAGGATGCACGGTCAAGCCGTGTCTCTTACCTTCGGGCCAGGGATTTCGACCTACAAGAGAAGATGGATGCCGGATCAAGTCCGGCATGACATACACAGAGCGCGCGAAGTGCAAGAGAGTGTTTCATCACTCCATCCAGAGCATCCACCAACCTCATCCTGAGCGGAGTCGAAGGATGAACAATCCCACCAAGCGTGCCGGTCTTGGTGGGGTACCCTGCGTCACACACATTTCCCACAGCAGCCTGTGGGCCACCACTGAAACTTTGGGGTGGTGTTGGGCGACCCCGCCCGACACAGGCACGCCTGTCTATCTCGCTTCGCGCTTACACTCTGCCTGTCCACTGTGCCACTCAGATAACTTCATTCCTGTCAAGGCTGTCAGGCGAGTCGCCTTACAGCACCAGGGTCTATCCAGGGGCATGAAAATAGAAAATTGTATCCATTTATCGAAAATACCTTGACTTTGAACATCATGGATACTATCTTTTTATGACTGAACATGGGTGGACAGGTTCCGTCGGCACCCCTGAATCTCTGACGAAACCTCATTAGCCCGGTTCATTCTGACACGTATACTCACCGCCCGCTGTGGCGTCTTATCGAAGGGGAGATGGTCAGGCAACGGCTTGGACCATTGCAGCCACCCGTTTCGCCTGAAATTATGAGTCGTAGTTACGAGTAGTTGAATGTCTGATTAACTATCAGGGTTCGAGGGATGCCTCCCTTTTGAACCCGGAGGAGGAGTTTTCATGCAACGAGTCTCACTTGGATTGGCCGCGGCGCTGTTCGTGATTGGCTTTTGCGCTCTGTTTGCGCTGGCCGACTGGATTCCGGGCGACGGCCACAAAATGCACTTTCCGCAAACGCCTGATGAAGAAGGCTGGAATGTGATGGCCAGTTTCGGTCAAACGCTGGCCGATGACTGGACGTGCTCAGCGGACGGTCCGGTTAACGAGATACACTTCTGGGGATCATGGTTCGGCGGCAGCACCGGCACCATCAACGGTTTCTGGATAAAGATTCACTCGGATATCCCGGACCCCGAACCGCAGAACCCGGATACCTGGTCGATGCCCGGTCCGATTCTGTGGTCGCGATACATACCCATCGACGATGTGATTGCGCAGCACATAACACCCGACCCCCAATTGTGGGAAGGCTGGCACGATCCGACATCAGGCGAATACCTGTACCCCGACCACGACAATTACTATCAATACAATATTTTCAATATCGCCGACCCATTTGTTCAGCAAGCAGGGAATATATACTGGCTGGAGATAACTGCCGCCACCGATGTCAGCGATCCTGGTGTAAAGTGGGGTTGGAAATCATCGGTGGAACACCACCAGGATGATGCCGTCTATGGCACGCCCACCTGCTCGGAGCCGGATAACGGCAGCGGCACCATCGACCATCCGGTCGACACCTGCGACTACGTGGCCGAAGAGCCGATGCTGATAGTCAATAATCTTCCGCCGGGCACTACAATCGAGATGGATGCTTTTATCACCGACCCGATCTGTAATCAGTTTTTCTTCTGTTCAGGAAATCCACCGGCCGGTAAGTGCGAGGACGTCGGTGGTTCGCTTGGGGGACACTATCACTGTTATGAGGCGACGCTTGATTTGACAGTGCGCGGCACCGGCGCTCTGGCCGGATTTAATCGACACCTGTTCGTGCCGCTGCAAATGGAAGTCCACACCGGTCCGCGCAATCCGGGCGATCCGGTGCAGTCGTTCGACATTGATGTCTACACCCTGATGGGTGAACTGTTCGGCGATCCTGACTTTTGCGAGTTCAGAGTCACAGGCGGCACCGGCTATGGTATGCCCAGCCCCGGCCACACTATCCTGACCGACGACCTTACCAACCCGGACTGGTGGGTCGAGAGTTTCTTTGATGTGTCATACCAGATTGAATTCCAGGGCTGTCCCGGTTCGATTCTGGATGGTTTTGCGGGGACAACCCCCGGCTCCGTTCGCTTCAATCAGGGCGGTCAGAACTGGCAGGAGCTCTTCGAGCCGGGCGCCGATGCCGACACCAACTTCAACGCTTTCTATGTCGTAATGGACCCGGGCGGCGTGGTCATAGATGGCGCCGGTGAAAATGCCTATGGTGATGGTTGGTACTTCTACCCGGAAGAATCTTGGTGGAACATCTGGTTCTACGATCACCCTTACGATCCAACGCGGTATAAAGAGGCGTTCATCGAGTTTGACATCAATCCGCTTGGACCGGGACCTTCTTATATCGAACTGGCCATCAACTGGTCGACAGATCAATGGTCGATTGACCAGCCGCCGAACGACAGCATGCCGCCGCTACCGGGCATGCCTGAACAACCGTACATTGGACGCGATATACTGTTCGTGATGCAGGACCCGGTCGGTCATTTCATGTTCCCGTGGACCTTTCCGGACTATAACCCGGAGTGGGTGTCGATCGATGTCCGTGGGTTCAACTTTATCATACCCGGCGGTGTGATCATGCACGCCTGCGTAGGTGGCGGCACCGGCGAGTCGATGGACCTTTCGTTCGTCATCAACTCATCACCCACAGGCGCATGCTGTGATCCGGCGACCGGTGACTGCTATGTTACGACCTTTGACGCTTGCACAGGTGACTACCAGGGTGACGATACCGACTGTGATCCCAACCCCTGTCCTCAACCGACCGGCGCCTGCTGTAACGCGCAGACCGGAGATTGCTTTGTCACCACCGAGGCGCAATGTGCCGGTGACTACCAGGGCGACTGGACAACCTGCACGCCCAATCCCTGTCCGCAACCAACCGGCGCTTGTTGCGATGCAGCCGGCCAGTGTTACATAACCACGCAGGCTGATTGCATTAATGCAAGCCACCAGTGGCACGGCGACTGGTCTACATGTTCCGGCGACCTGAACCACAACGGCACCGACGACCGTTGTGAGGACCTGTACTGGGAGCCCGGCGACGGTCACAAGATGCACTATGCACAGCTTCCCGACGAGGCAGGCTGGGATGTGAACGCTACCTTGCCGCTTATTCTAGCCGATGACTTCATGTGTACAGAAACCGGCTGGATTCAGGATATCCACTGGTGGGGTTCCTGGAAGGACGGCTTCGTGGGTCAACTCAACGGCTTTGCGCTGAGTATCCATAGCGACATCCCGGCTGACCCGCCGCAGATTCCGTATAGCCGACCCGGTGAATTGCTCTGGCAGAAGGTCGTCACCGATTACAATCCCCAGACCATCAACTCCTTCTTGTGGGAGGGTTGGCACGACCCGGTCACTTTCGTGTGGTTCCCGAATAACCACCAGCAGTACTTCCAGTACAACGTCTACCTCAATGAGGAAGACTGGTTCATGCAGGATTCCGGTACCATCTACTGGCTGAATATCACCGCCGATGTGGAGGGTGTCATCGACGGTGCGTGGGGTTGGAAGACCACACTCGAACATTACAACGACGACGGCGTCTTTGGTATACCGACCTGCACGGAAGCCGACAACGGCAGCGGTACAATCACGCTACCGGCCGATTGCGATTTCTTTGGCGATGTTCCCATGGAGATCGTCAACGGCCTGCCACCCGGCTCAACGATTGAGCTGGATGCCGAAATCCAGACGGTGTTTACTTGCCTGCACAGTTATTTGCCGTGCTCACTGCCGCTACCTTCGGGTGTGTGCGAAGGCCCGGGCGGCTATCTTGGCGGTGATGGTCACTGCTTTGAGTCGGCGCTCGATCTGGATGTATCCGGTACCGGAGGGCTGGCCGGTTTCAATCGCCATCTGTCTGTACAGTTGGTAGTGGAGGTCCACACCGCGCCGCGGACGCCGGGCGAGGACTTGCAGAAGTTCGCCGCCGATGTAGTGAGGATGCAGGGTGAGCTGTTTGGCGATCCCGATTTCTGCACCTTCCGTGTCACCGGTGGCACCGATTTCGGTATGCCCAGCCCCGGCCAGATCACACTGGCCAGGCGGCCCGATGGCACTTTCGAGGTAGAGAGCTTCTTCGACGTTATGTATCAGATTGAGTTCCAGGGTTGTCCCGGTTCACAGTTGGACGGCTACGCCGGTACAACGCCGGGTATGGTGCGTTTCTCGCAGGGCGGCACCAACTGGGGTGAACTGCGCGATCCCACCGGTCTGTCGCTCGATCTGGCCTTTGTCATCACCGGTGGACCGGCCGGATGCTGCATGGGTCTGATAAGGGGTAATATCGATATGGATGTTGGCGACATCATCGATATCTCCGATCTGGTCTACCTGGTCGATTACATGTTCACCGGCGGTCCGGCGCCCAGCTGCATGGATGAAGCCGACATGAATTGCAGCAACGGTGGCACCCCGGTCGACATTGCCGACCTGGTCTACCTGGTGGACTATATGTTCAACGGTGGGCCTGCGCCCTGTCGTTGCGACTGCGCCGATTGTCCGTAGACAAATCTGGGCAGTAGTGCCTATATGTATGTCTGTGTGATACATGGAGAATGGCCGCTCCCGTTAACCCGGGAGTGGCCATGTATCACGGGCGATACTCGAATGCCTGGATAGGTCCTGTGAGTAAACTGAACGCGAATATGGAAAAGAGCGTCTACGTAATCGCGCAAATGCCTTGACACGGGAGGGTTTAGCCGCTATAATCAATTGAAGACAGTCTACCGACAACTAACCTGTATGCAGTGCTCCATAATCTCTTTGCTCAAGTTTCATGAGCGCTGATCGATAACCGAGAAATTGCTTTTTTGACATAATCGAGATCCCGGACGAGATGGAGGAAGTATGTATCTCTGTGCTAAAGTTGGTGTGGGCTTATCATGTGTGATGACGTTGATCCTGGGCGCTATTGTTTTCGCGCCGATTAGT
The Candidatus Zixiibacteriota bacterium DNA segment above includes these coding regions:
- a CDS encoding Ig-like domain-containing protein, encoding MNLTHRRILLSLLTSLSLLLLACADEMPPPGGEIDKTGPYLMGSEPLTGAVNVSGGNSVTLYFSERVKKPKTGQTIFISPRPTTPPQIKWRSDRVTITLVDSFETNQTYIISAGTQVKDLRGNQLDSALTVAFSTGPTIAKGRTAGLITNDKGQPQSGLLVGLYDRIGLSTASVIDSVYPSYVIPTNSEGLFRIGYLPEAEFRMIAFEDLNNNGRFNPAKEPFALPDRPIVIGGDSPIEDLMLTLQVTDTTSPEILAVSQSSDGLLRLRLSKPIELKQLHENPDRCILTSADSSRVIPALALLEAADVQASVINFHPGPVADGEYTLTLTYDGARSAIGFPGVMIEEVVDENPPELVDIQPDDRPGFARDVRIELAFSEPMDTSLFTPETFLLKQISDTLIPLNRVWLDPLRLRLDPDTLLSGGRYRLDITEFELADFAGNRLGDSARTHYFNVIDSDSVGSISGETVVSIAGKENDLLRLTFQKVGGRSFDVTTPVGAFMIDLPGGRYLLSGFIDSDKDSVKSAGSVDPYIPAETMALYPDTIAVRARFETAGIQFEFR
- a CDS encoding PBP1A family penicillin-binding protein; protein product: MAKSINQRSFHSHRWRNSILVLLALSVVFAIVVGYRTYAIYQTDLPSFEALHNIEPSLTTKIYDRNGILLKEFFTENRALTPFAQMPPHLIDMLMASEDHEFYDHWGINVRRVAIVASTNLLKLRLAAGASTVTQQLARMLFLTRERTFERKIKEALTAIKLERTYSKDEILEMYLNQYYFSRGAYGVAAAARLFFSKDVSELNLNDCAILIGVLKAPNINSPFNNPDKALRARNRVLFSYFSWGKMTRTMYDSLKAEALEIRPPEEEIGTAPYFTETVRQYLRDNYGEDTLYAGGLKVYTSLDIGLQKAAEAAVARKVDTLRARIERKYDLKNPTYTMFMPDTADEYGDSIRVYRKIQGALISIDNSNGDVLAMVGGRDFEESEFNRSVQSNLQPGSSFKPFIYTACIDNGFRTTEIIDDNPIVLDIPGSKEWRPHNFDYKFRGPITLRTGLQHSRNLVAIKLILKIHPEEAIFYARRMGITTDLAAVPSLAIGVGEVKLIELVSAYSVFPNQGIHIPPRLVHKIVDRYGAVLEDNSAIKREEVLSPQTAYIMVDLMRSVVDSGTGRGARWRGFSRPAGGKTGTTDNFCDNWFVGYTPQITTGCWVGFDKKISLGRGQDGAKNGVPVWTEYMIAAHDSLTTETFEEPDGIVHLEVCLESGELATDRCIEVRDEIFTDDNQPSADCHLHPSAGMDISSNEDDFTPEDTTEERTHF
- a CDS encoding tetratricopeptide repeat protein, with protein sequence MNCKAVVLVFLLGLLVLAGCSSKTVGVHPAAAESPQASTSTFQLSPDLDPERIDPRAFHYYANAVIFELAGHIPEAAEGYKRALQYHPDSYEIRYSFARMLMYLKNFVDIPEALEVIDPKDGDVYSLLATAYRSQGLEDSARWAYLHVVAQDSLDRRAYAHLASFYHNAGDMDSVLWAYHNMARLEPSDPALQYELGKMYAQRGDNERAREHLRKSIELEPTKRNILAFVRLADLYQITQQPDSASATLQAALAAAPDDLIINRYLANYYLELDSLHNALKYVSKLTELEPGDRSVKHRLGLIYFGLDSLSRSKAIFASLVETGEAVPANHFYLGRIAIMEEDFVQARDEFIEFTQLIDTVAQGWLDLGFTYSKLGQRENEIGAYQTGLARVREPEERTRMLFALGATYERAGEIDSSVSIFEELLVDSPDHAGAMNYLGYMLCDRGERLQYARTLIEKAVAQDPDNPAFLDSYGWVFYRLGEYSQALPHLKQAAELDNDPVILDHLGDTYKALNDLEQARQWWLKALQEDPDNEGIKKKLGQ
- the tyrS gene encoding tyrosine--tRNA ligase; the encoded protein is MSEVSDLSAQTKSELEHQIKIISRGTVDMLPKGEFESRLVESIENNRPLRVKQGFDPTSPDIHLGHSVGIRKLRQFQDLGHQIVLIVGDYTGMVGDPSGVSATRPQLTYDDIMKNAETYQTQFFKILDKSKTEVRFNGDWFKKMDFLQVMGLAGKYTVARLLERDDFTKRMRRGVPISIHELFYPLMQGYDSVAIEADVEIGATEQTFNLLAARTIQEAFGIRAQLVLTMPILVGLDGEQKMSKSLGNYIGIDEPAREIFGKVMSIPDALIHSYYELASDVDADELAQIAERLKQPDVNPMEIKKQLGRRLVDMYHPEGSGSTALEEFERVFSQKELPDEIPEVTIQKLGELGIDPQKIYLVHLIAKCGLSKSNGEARKLMAAGAVTLDGEKVVDLDYEFALKSEVVLKVGKRRYLKILPK